One Coffea eugenioides isolate CCC68of chromosome 2, Ceug_1.0, whole genome shotgun sequence genomic window, AATACAAACTAGAAAGAGTTTTTACAGCATAATATAATGGTATAAACTTATGTATGAAACATATGAGCACGATGCTCAGAAGCACAGTTAGGAAGCATTTGCACCTTAAATTTTGAATACTATCAGACACTTGAAGATGTCATCATCACGACCATCAGACAGATTATGGATTATTACTTTTTCTGTCTCCATTATTTCTTATGGCAAACAAACAGAATCAACTCTGTCCAAAGAATGCTNNNNNNNNNNNNNNNNNNNNNNNNNNNNNNNNNNNNNNNNNNNNNNNNNNNNNNNNNNNNNNNNNNNNNNNNNNNNNNNNNNNNNNNNNNNNNNNNNNNNNNNNNNNNNNNNNNNNNNNNNNNNNNNNNNNNNNNNNNNNNNNNNNNNNNNNNNNNNNNNNNNNNNNNNNNNNNNNNNNNNNNNNNNNNNNNNNNNNNNNNNNNNNNNNNNNNNNNNNNNNNNNNNNNNNNNNNNNNNNNNNNNNNNNNNNNNNNNNNNNNNNNNNNNNNNNNNNNNNNNNNNNNNNNNNNNNNNNNNNNNNNNNNNNNNNNNNNNNNNNNNNNNNNNNNNNNNNNNNNNNNNNNNNNNNNNNNNNNNNNNNNNNNNNNNNNNNNNNNNNNNNNNNNNNNNNNNNNNNNNNNNNNNNNNNNNNNNNNNNNNNNNNNNNNNNNNNNNNNNNNNNNNNNNNNNNNNNNNNNNNNNNNNNNNNNNNNNNNNNNNNNNNNNNNNNNNNNNNNNNNNNNNNNNNNNNNNNNNNNNNNNNNNNNNNNNNNNNNNNNNNNNNNNNNNNNNNNNNNNNNNNNNNNNNNNNNNNNNNNNNNNNNNNNNNNNNNNNNNNNNNNNNNNNNNNNNNNNNNNNNNNNNNNNNNNNNNNNNNNNNNNNNNNNNNNNNNNNNNNNNNNNNNNNNNNNNNNNNNNNNNNNNNNNNNNNNNNNNNNNNNNNNNNNNNNNNNNNNNNNNNNNNNNNNNNNNNNNNNNNNNNNNNNNNNNNNNNNNNNNNNNNNNNNNNNNNNNNNNNNNNNNNNNNNNNNNNNNNNNNNNNNNNNNNNNNNNNNNNNNNNNNNNNNNNNNNNNNNNNNNNNNNNNNNNNNNNNNNNNNNNNNNNNNNNNNNNNNNNNNNNNNNNNNNNNNNNNNNNNNNNNNNNNNNNNNNNNNNNNNNNNNNNNNNNNNNNNNNNNNNNNNNNNNNNNNNNNNNNNNNNNNNNNNNNNNNNNNNNNNNNNNNNNNNNNNNNNNNNNNAAAAAGGgcagaggaagaagatgaaaaGGCAAAGAATATGAGGGGTTGTCGGATTGTACATATGTATTCCTTAGAGATTAATTGCACTCTTCTAGTCTCCTTCGACTTCTGATCATCATGCTGTAGCAAAAGCTACCATGCATGACAGCATGAGGAATTAATTTCTTGGACAATTTCACGCACAATTTGTTTCAGAAGTCTCTGCCTCCTTGAACAAAAGCTAGTTGTATTTATTGCTTAGTCGTATTCTAAAAGGGTGTTTTTTCCAATGTTGTACCAATCGACCAACCTCCCTTTTGACTTGGGCAGAAGGACAATAGTTTAGGTGATATTAATTATGAGCTGGAAATGAGGAACTGTGAACAAATCTTTTAAAGCACTATGAAGAATAACAAACagaaaaatagaataaaataaaataacttaaACGCAGTCTGCTTAGCCAcctgtttgttttaatttactaaaaagggaaaattaatgaTCGAGAAGCAGTGCTAACTTTTAAAAGTTCTTGTTGGTTTTTCATTTATCCTTTCTTTCATTTAATTACTCTTTCATGTATTTcctccttcttttttttcctcttaaaGTTCATTACAAGCCCTATTCATATTTCATAGAATAGAACtgttcctttattttttttttcttacttttttctttgttaAGTTCTAAGTTTGACATTTTGATGTTTATGATTGTCGATAGAGATTGTATAACCTTGGAGCAAGGAAGCTTGTTTTGATCGGAGTGGGTCAAATTGGATGCAGTCCAAATGAATTAGCCCAAAATAGCCCTGATGGCAGAACTTGTGTGGCCAGAATCAACTCGGCAAATCAGATGTTCAATAGCAAACTTAAGTCTTTAGTGGACACCTTGAACAATCAATTCACTGATGCAAGATTTATCTACATTGATGCTTATGGGATTTTCCAGGATTTAATCAGCAGTCCCTCtgcttttggtaacttccatgCCATTTCTCCTAGAAATTTATTTGCACATTTATTGTTTGAGTTGATGCAATTTTTTTActtcacaaataaaaattttaaaaaattcaaaatgttaTGTTAACTACGAAAATTCAACTCTTGGAGGGGGTTGGAAAATGCATCTAGCTGGTTTCGAATTATATTTAATTTTCTGCGCAGGTTTCACTGTGACAAATAGAGGTTGCTGTGGAGTTGGGAGAAACAATGGCCAGATAACATGTCTTCCTTTTCAAACTCCATGTCCTAACAGAAATCAGCATCTATTTTGGGATGCATTTCATCCAACTGAAGCTGCAAATATCATAGTTGGGAGAAGATCATACAGGGCTCAAAAGTCATCAGATGCATATCCAATTGACATAAGTCGCTTAGCTCAACTTTGAACATggagaattttcatcaaatgaAGAGTCTTGCAGGGTCTACCTGCTTAATAACTATTTACATTTTGCTGTTTTTACTGTTGAGTTGTTGTTGAGTGTCTGAGTAACTGCAAAACGTGATGTACCAAAGACTTGTTCAGAAGTTGtacttctttttcttgtttaatgTTAAATTACTAAGTTAAACTACCACCGCTTTCACTTTTTACAGCAATGAATAATTATCATGTTTTATGCTTTGTGTACGTATGAATGCATAATTTTGTTCCAATTACGATCCCCTTACTCTTTCTAACCACATTCATcaatttgttattgatttgcagtGTATCTCTATTCTGTTAGTCTTGTTAATAATATTATCGattgaatttaaatgggataaaTTTGAAGGTCTTAAGAGCACAGTGTCTTAAAGTGAAATTTAATATGGTAAACCAAGTCAACCCAAGATTCATATCAGGCATTCATCAAATCCATGAGTCCCTTAATCTTTTGGATATTTTTTGTGAACTTATGAACTTAATATTATCTGAATACTTTGATGTGGGTAGCCATTCAACCAAATAATATACAAATTTGTAACCCCAAATAAAATCAGTCTGTACATTTATTTTAGGTGACCTGGTCAGGGTATGCAAACAAACAATCTTCTGCCACTACATCACATTCCTGCAAGGACAGTTGTAGAGATGGAAAAGATTTTAAACGAGGAACTTCTTAAGCTAAAGAAATGATTGCCAACATAAATCAATTAAAGAAGGAAACTGATAGTGATTTAATGGTGCTTTGGAAATAGGTTAAATGCTAAATTGCGCGAAGGGTTATTGTATGCTAAATTGATAAATTGCTTTGCACCTGTTTAGACGTTGACGTTCTTTAGACAAAAATCCTGAGATGAAATCGTTTACCATTTCATACCGAACAAAAATAGAGTAGGACAACAGTACATGAAAAGTCTTGCTATAATTGCCGGACATTACACGCAACTTTACTCGCATCTCGTCCATAAAATGATCATTGCCTCCCGAACCATCAACTCTTATCTTCAATTGTGTGGTTGTATAAATTACTGGCTTCATCAGCTATACCACATTAACCTAAGAGTCTATTACatatttgtttttgttttttttttggggttcaCATTTTGGTGGAATATTCCTCCTAGATGCTGGAATGGGGTCTGAATTATAGAGAGAGGTGTATTAGCTAAAGGAAGGAAGTCTATGTTTGAATTAAGGAGGAAAGTGGCTATTGGAGGATATTcatatataatattttcttcTGAAGTGATCATGGTAAGTTTATGTTGGAGTTCCAAAGTAATGAAACTGGACACATCTCATGAGTCAACTAGACATTAGACTAAGTTAACTGGGGAAGTTCATTTCCAGCTCCATCAAATTGAACAATTTttaggttcatgagtaaaaTTAGTTATCCTACCTtatttttagagaaaaaaaaaaggagtttttAATATATAGATAAGGGTTTAAGACCTATCAATTTAACCTTTTGCATCGGCATTAGGCTCCTAAATATTTTAAGCCTCTATGATGGGCTCTCAgctctttgaattttttttctcaaccaaTGGTATCAAAGTTTTTGAGTTATGAGAAAGGGATAAATTGAATAGTACAGAAGAAGagagtgtaagtgagagattCTAAATTTGAGATCTTTCATTTTACACTTTATAAAAAGGTTTTCGAGTTTGAGTCTAGGCTACATATTCGCAAGTTGTTTCTTCTCAATAATAGATCAGTAAATTGCTATCTTTTTGTCGGACGGATAAATTGTTATCGTCTTATGTTGGGCCATGCAGCCAGTAATATGTTAAGTCTAGTTGGTGTATCTTGGAACTAGGGGTTTGACGGGGATTCTATTAACGTGTTGAAGAAAATAGGATCCACGATTTAGCTCCAAATAGTTGAATTTGCCTTGAGTATCATGGTGGACTAGGGAAGTAACTTGGGTTTAATATGAGTATTCATATATTGGACCTCTTTATTTGGTTCTCAGGGTTTTCTGCCCAACAGTAGTTTACAAAACCCGTATTCAAGTTTCTCATATCATAGCTTCAATCCAACTAGTCATACAATGCTTATTCAAATTTCTCCTTGTACCATAATTAAAATAAACAAGTACAAGATGAaagttaaataaaaaatataacagCAAGAATGAATCCTACTCTATATGTGTTTATTTGAGACTTGATGATTTCTCTGGTTCCAGAACATGATAAATGGAAATGGGACATTATATGTCTAGCTGGGAGACAAAATTGTCCGTTAATGACAACGGTCCTTTTTTCCTGTGCACCTCCTGTTTCACATGTGAAGAGTTCTGACTTCTGAGAGTAGGCCAATCTATATGAGTTGTTACTCTCGTAATGAGATGGCTCTGCCACTTCAAGTAAAAACAACTGAGTAATTTGTTGGTAGTTTGGGCAGATTTGTGGTTGGAGATTGGCTGAAAGTACAGGGAAAATTCTAAGTggataatgattttttttttctacatgTCAAGACTTGTACAATTGCCATTTTGATGGCTACATGGTTATCGTTCCTGGCATCTCCAATTGCTCGTTGAATTTGAGCTACTGTCATGTTTGCCATAGAGTTCGGAATATGGCCCTATAAACTGTGTAAAATGGATACACGACAAGGAAAAAGGTTAGCAAGTTTTCTATGTGgatccctcaaaaaaaaaaaaaaagttttctatGTCGAAATTCTCCGCCTAACAAACTCCCTACTATACTCTGGTGAGATAAATTATACGAGGCTTCAGCCCATGACATTATTGGGTGTACTCGGTGcataaaattaaaattcacTTTATATGTGATGCATTAGCCAAGGACATTATTGGTTTACACTTTAAGACGTGTCCTTTTGGGATTGGCATGTTTCGAAGACCTAATAATGGATTTATGAAGGTAATCGggtgattgaaaatgattataC contains:
- the LOC113758100 gene encoding GDSL esterase/lipase At1g29670-like, producing MRGCRIRLYNLGARKLVLIGVGQIGCSPNELAQNSPDGRTCVARINSANQMFNSKLKSLVDTLNNQFTDARFIYIDAYGIFQDLISSPSAFGFTVTNRGCCGVGRNNGQITCLPFQTPCPNRNQHLFWDAFHPTEAANIIVGRRSYRAQKSSDAYPIDISRLAQL